The Thomasclavelia ramosa DSM 1402 genome includes a region encoding these proteins:
- the rpmA gene encoding 50S ribosomal protein L27, protein MMFKLDLQLFASKKGVGSTKNGRDSKSKRLGAKLSDGQFCTAGSIIYRQRGTKVHPGTNVGKGGDDTLFATVDGVVKFERLGRDRKQVSVYPAA, encoded by the coding sequence ATGATGTTCAAATTAGATTTACAATTATTCGCTTCTAAAAAAGGGGTAGGGTCAACTAAAAATGGTCGTGATTCTAAATCAAAAAGATTAGGAGCTAAATTATCTGACGGGCAATTTTGTACTGCAGGGTCTATTATTTATAGACAAAGAGGAACTAAAGTTCATCCAGGTACTAATGTAGGAAAAGGTGGAGATGACACTTTATTTGCTACAGTTGATGGAGTTGTAAAATTCGAAAGACTTGGTAGAGATAGAAAACAAGTTTCTGTTTACCCAGCTGCATAA
- the obgE gene encoding GTPase ObgE, which yields MQFIDKAKIRVEAGKGGDGTVAFRREAHVPKGGPAGGDGGRGGSVIFQATTSLSTLLDLKYNRLYKAPSGQNGMAKKMHGKDAIDTVIKVPVGTMILNEETGQIMADLTEDKQRVVIAKGGRGGRGNARFATSRNPAPQICERGEPGENFDLICELKLLADVGLVGFPSVGKSTLLSVVSRARPEIADYHFTTIVPNLGVVQVKDGRSFVMADLPGLIEGAAQGKGLGHQFLRHIERCRVIVHIVDMGAVDGRDPYEDYVTINKELGEYQYRLLERPQIVVANKMDEEGAEENLVRFKKQVGEDVKIFPISAIIHDGVDQVLYAVADALATAPTFTMEDEVEHTVLYTMGDEEDKPFELHNLGNGNWQITGKKIERMVAMTSLVSDDSLKRLLIKMRNMGVDDALRNAGAQDGDNVAIGEFEFDFYE from the coding sequence ATGCAGTTTATTGATAAAGCAAAAATTAGAGTTGAAGCTGGAAAAGGCGGTGACGGGACAGTAGCTTTTAGACGTGAGGCCCATGTACCAAAAGGTGGTCCAGCTGGAGGTGATGGCGGTCGTGGTGGAAGTGTGATTTTTCAAGCGACGACCTCATTATCAACTTTGTTAGATTTGAAATATAATCGATTATATAAGGCACCATCTGGTCAAAATGGGATGGCTAAAAAAATGCATGGTAAAGATGCTATTGATACGGTCATTAAAGTACCGGTTGGAACAATGATTCTTAATGAAGAAACTGGGCAGATCATGGCGGATTTAACCGAAGATAAGCAACGTGTTGTAATTGCTAAAGGTGGCCGTGGTGGTCGCGGAAATGCGCGTTTTGCAACTTCACGGAATCCTGCACCACAAATTTGTGAGCGTGGTGAACCTGGTGAAAATTTCGATCTTATTTGTGAATTGAAATTATTGGCGGATGTGGGATTGGTTGGTTTTCCATCAGTAGGTAAATCAACACTCTTATCAGTTGTTTCACGAGCACGCCCGGAAATTGCAGATTATCATTTTACTACGATCGTTCCTAATTTAGGAGTGGTTCAAGTAAAAGATGGACGTAGTTTTGTTATGGCTGATTTACCAGGATTGATTGAGGGAGCGGCTCAAGGTAAAGGTTTGGGGCATCAATTCTTGCGCCATATTGAACGTTGTCGAGTAATCGTTCATATTGTTGATATGGGAGCAGTCGATGGCCGTGATCCATATGAGGATTATGTTACTATTAATAAAGAACTTGGTGAATATCAATATCGTTTATTAGAACGTCCTCAAATCGTTGTAGCAAATAAAATGGATGAAGAAGGGGCTGAAGAAAATTTAGTTCGTTTTAAAAAACAGGTTGGTGAAGATGTTAAGATTTTCCCAATTAGTGCTATTATTCATGATGGTGTAGATCAGGTTTTATATGCGGTTGCTGATGCGTTAGCTACTGCACCAACTTTCACAATGGAAGATGAAGTTGAACATACTGTTCTTTATACAATGGGTGATGAGGAAGATAAACCATTTGAATTACATAATTTAGGTAATGGTAATTGGCAAATTACTGGCAAGAAGATCGAGAGAATGGTGGCAATGACATCGTTAGTAAGTGATGATTCATTAAAACGACTATTGATTAAAATGCGTAATATGGGTGTTGATGATGCACTTAGAAATGCCGGAGCTCAAGATGGTGATAATGTTGCTATCGGTGAGTTTGAATTTGATTTTTATGAGTAA